One Punica granatum isolate Tunisia-2019 chromosome 3, ASM765513v2, whole genome shotgun sequence genomic window carries:
- the LOC116200427 gene encoding proline-rich receptor-like protein kinase PERK2 yields the protein MTIAELTNLRVERDRLRREITEKNEQLGNQHQLQKELAQTRAQLQRRDQELAQANAALERARKRARQRMAEENQLAVFEEDTPITPIHSQAPTMHAPPPHVSPAGVPPAHWGASPTHLPPPVSSGPHPVYSGGQSSSAADDRARIAVLESTVNQLAATMATNMAELMALLKGPNRASSSFTPPPGYGPAVDPSPWAQPTLIPDNGDTSALTIVNAPAAHLVNNLPAPPASATMLEPPTLVPPPISTSVPVPVSASVPAPTSAVPPPIIFLPTTAQAPAHTAEPPPYQAPQPHIDLSYQALPPINIAYSEPGMPNHAAPRAPPTNFLPETGTE from the exons ATGACCATAGCTGAGCTCACCAATCTCAGGGTTGAAAGGGATCGCCTCCGCCGAGAGATCACCGAGAAGAATGAGCAGCTGGGCAATCAGCACCAACTACAGAAGGAACTTGCCCAGACCCGCGCCCAACTCCAGAGGCGTGACCAGGAGTTGGCGCAAGCGAACGCTGCTTTGGAAAGGGCCAGGAAGAGGGCCCGT caaagaatggcagaagaaaatcaattagcTGTCTTTGAGGAGGATACGCCTATCACCCCAATTCATTCTCAAGCACCGACTATGCATGCGCCACCACCACACGTGTCTCCTGCAGGCGTGCCACCAGCACATTGGGGAGCTTCCCCGACTCATCTTCCTCCACCTGTATCCTCGGGCCCACACCCGGTATATTCAGGAGGGCAGTCATCTTCCGCAGCTGATGATCGTGCACGTATTGCAGTACTTGAGAGCACGGTCAATCAACTGGCTGCTACCATGGCCACCAATatggccgagctcatggccctACTTAAAGGCCCAAATCGcgcttcttcgagcttcacCCCACCTCCTGGGTACGGGCCAGCGGTCGATCCAAGCCCATGGGCCCAGCCGACCTTGATCCCCGATAATGGAGATACGTCTGCCTTAACGATAGTGAACGCGCCGGCGGCCCATCTGGTTAACAATCTTCCAGCACCACCTGCTTCAGCGACAATGTTGGAACCACCTACGCTCGTACCTCCACCGATCTCCACATCAGTCCCGGTTCCGGTTTCTGCGTCGGTCCCAGCTCCGACTTCCGCTGTCCCACCGCCAATCATATTCCTGCCTACAACTGCCCAGGCTCCTGCTCACACTGCTGAACCTCCCCcgtaccaagctccacaaccccacaTCGACCTTTCTTACCAAGCTCTACCTCCCATAAATATAGCTTACTCTGAACCTGGCATGCCGAACCACGCGGCTCCTAGAGCTCCACCCACAAATTTTCTCCCGGAAACGGGGACTGAGTAG